Within Maledivibacter sp., the genomic segment TTGCCTTAGATGGTGGATATTTTACATTCTCTCTAAGCTCTCTTATATTGTCAACTCCATTATTAGATGCTGCATCTATCTCAATAACATCCATTATACTTTCATTTAGTATTCCCCTACAAACATCACATTCATTACATGGATCTAAATCCCTGGGTGAAGAACAATTTATGGCTCTAGCAAAGATTTTAGCCGTAGAAGTCTTACCCGTTCCCCTAGTGCCACAAAAAAGATACGCATGGGCAATATTATCGTTTTTGATTTGATTTTTTAAAGTCATAGTTATATGAGATTGTCCATATACATCTCCAAAAACCATAGGTCTCCATTTTCTATATAACGCTGTATAGCCCATTTATTTCATCACCTTCAATTATAATTGTAAATAATGTCTTTTAATTATACCATAAAATAACCGGCAATTTAATAAAACACCGGCTAGTCTATATTAGATGAATTAATAATTTCTTTGATTTCTTCTTTATTATTTACATATACCTGTTCTAAAGCATCAACTATCTTGGGACAGAATTGAGTTCCTTTATTATTTTGAAGTTCTTTTATTGCATCTTCCATGGATCTAGCACTACTATAGGACCTATTTGTAGTGATAGCATCAAAGGCATCAGCTGCTCCTATTATGCAAGCTTCTATAGGCAGTACGTCAACCTGTACATCCTTTGGATATCCTAGTAAATCATACCTTTTATGGTGAAGCAGTACTCCATTTAAAATACTTTCAGGTAACCCTATATGGCTAAGTATTTTCTGGCCTATGGCAGGATGCTTAGTAATGGCTAAGTATTCTTCTTCCGTTAACCTTCCCGGTTTAGTCAATATGGCATCATCGATACCTATTTTTCCTATATCATGAAGTATTCCCGATATATATATTTCTTCTATTTCTTTTTGCTCTAATCCAAGCTGCGTTGCAATAAGGGTAGAATATCTAGCAACTCTAGTAGAATGACCTTCCGTATATGAGTCCTTAGCTTCAACAGCAGTTGCTAAGGTTCTTATGGTTTTAACATACGAGTCCTTTAGATCTTGATATAGTTTTGCTTTTTCTATTGCAATGGCCGCATGATTGGAAAAAGCCTTTAATATCTCTATTTCTACCTCATCCACTTCCCGCAAAAAACCCACACTTAACACACCTATGGTCTCATTATCTAGTATAAGAGGTATAAATAGTAGCTTAGCTAAATTTTGATTTAGCTTAAAGATTTTATCATTATAATACACGTCACTTTCTTTCACATTTCTTAGGAAGATGCTCTTTTTCTCTAGCACTGCCCTTCCCACAATAGCCTTATGTATATTTATGGAATCTTTATATATATGCTTTTTCAATTTACCAGAAATGGCTTTAAGCTTTAACCAATCCCCATCTAATAATCTGATACTACATATTTCTGTCTTAAGTAGCTCATGTATCTTATCTACTACGGTTCTTAGCAAATCATCCATTTCTATTCTAGAATTAAGAATATTACTAATACTATTTAAAGTTACCAATTCTTTATTTTTTCTTAGAATTTTATCCTGCAGCCTTATTTTTTCTGTGACATCTCTACCAATACCTTGAATGGCCACAATCTTATCATTATTAAATATCCTATTAACGCTTGATGAAAGAACTATTTTCTCTTCCCCATCGGCCTTTAATAACCATAAATCTATACTTTTAGTATCCTTCTCATAAAATTGATTTATTATGTCTTCATAATCCTCATACTCATGGACAGAAGACATTATTGTGGATATATGCTTTCCTAATACTTCTTCTCGCTCATATCCTAATATTTCCTTGACCCTTCGATTTATATATGTAATTTTACCATTTTCATCTAGTACCCAAATTAAATCCGATATATTCTCTATAAGAGTTCTATATTTTATCTCAGAATAGTTTAATTGCTCTGTTGTGGATTGAAGCCGTCCGTAGGACTGTTCTAGTTCAGTATATGTTTCCTGTAATAATTGATTTTTCAAAGTTAAATCCATAGATTGTGTAGATAAGCTTTCATAGCTATCTTTTATGGTTATAGCCATTGAGTTAAAGGATTCTACCAATTCTGCAAAATCCTCATCATTTGGAATGGGAAGACTGGTATCATAGTCTCCATCTACTATTCTTCTAACCCCTTGTTTTAATTGCATAACAGGTCTAGCAAGTTTTTCAGATATATACATTATAGAAAAGACTATAAGCATTATCATCATTATGTATATAAAAATAAAGAAATATTTAATCTCATTTATGTACTTATAATGATCCTGTATATCTTGAAAGGTTATAACTCCCATATTTATACTATCTAATCTTGTATATGTACCTATAATTTTCTTTTCTGAACATTCCATCTCCACAAGTTTTTGAGGCTCTTGAATAAATTTTTTATAATCTATGCTATTTAATCTATCCTGGCTATAAACCACATTATTATCATCATCTATTATTATGTGGAAGGTGTCATGGCTCATATTTATATTATTAATCTGATGTATTATATTTTCCATCAAATAATCTGCACCTAGTACTCCTAAAAACTCACCTTTTTTATCATATATGGGCATAGATATAGTTATAATGTTATGGTTTGTAGCTATATCTTGATATGGATTACAAAAATATATGCCCTTTGTTGTTTTTGGGCCTTGATACCATTCCATTTCTCTAAAATCTATATGCCTAAAATTTTCATACCAAAAATTAGCATCATACATTTTTCCGGCTTCATCAGTAACATATATAACTGAAAATCCTTGACCTATGGTTCTTTTTTGTTGCTCTAAATACCTGCTAATATAAACTTCATCTTTGGAATCCATTATTTGATATCCGAGGGACAATGACAGGGATTGTAGTATATTGATTTTACTGTCAAATGATGAGTTTAGTAGATTAGTATCATTAATAATGCGTTCCAGTGTTTTTTGATTTTGTTGTGATATTAAATATTTGTATATGTTCCTATAAGTAATTAAACCCAAAAAAGTCAAGGGTATGATTACAACAACCAAGAATATAATAGTTATCCTATTTTTAAAGCTTCTCTTAAAAAACATCCGTAGCCCTCCATGTATACCAGACCCACTTTATTATAGAAAACTTAAAGTTGCTTATCCTTACATATTCTTCATTCTAAGATATATAAGCCCATGGGCTGGAACAAATAAGCTTAGTAAGATTATCTTATTATATCACGTTTGTCATATTATGTATCATTTTATCTATCTTTATCGTTTAATAAAACTTCATATAAGGCTTTTAGTATAGACTTTAACTTATATTATGAAAACCCTATAGCTCTGAGCCTTTTTCAAAATTGAAATATAAAAAAGCATGTGGATATACCACATGCTTATATATTAAAAGTTGGTTTATTTGCCTTTGGCAAATATTATAAGTCGTGCACCTATCATCGACATAACACCATAGACGTAACCTAAGCAGTTAGCTCAAACCAGGCACCCCCACGGCACACGAAAGGGCTTACTTACCGTTGCTTCCTTCCGGACCTGGCGGGGTTCATAAGTTCTCGTTGCGTAGGACCCAATTATCCTCACCACTTACTTAGGGCAGACTCTACAAACATCATGCCTCCGATAAGAATTCAATCCTGCTATAGCGGGTTGCAGGTTACAGGGCACCGCTACCTCCCCATCTAGCACGACAAACTTTATAAACTTTTTAATAGACAATTACGTTCTTTTAATTAAAGAAGAAAGTAATTATCTTAACTGGCGGAGAGAGCGGGACTCGAACCCGCGGGGCCTTGCGGCCTTACACGCTTTCCAGGCGTGCCCCTTAGCCAACTCGGACATCTCTCCAAGGCTATTTATTTCTTAAGCTTCTAAAAAATTCTTTCATTATACTTGAGCATTCATCCCTTAAAACATCATATACAACTTCGGCTTTATGGTTTAATCTATCATCATCAACTATATTGAATAATGATCCGACCGCTCCACCCTTGGAATCCATAGACCCAATGAAAAGTCTATCAATTCTAGCCATAACTATAGCCCCAGCACACATGGGACAGGGTTCTATGGTAACATATAAATCACAGTTTGTCAACCGCCATCCCCCTAGAACCTGTGAGGCTTTTCTAATAGCAATAATTTCTGCATGGGCAGTGGGGTCTTTTGTACTTTCCCTTAAATTATGTGCCCTTGAGATTATTTCATTATCTCTGACAATTACTGCTCCTATGGGGATTTCTTTAAGTTCAAAGGCTTTTCTCGCCTCTTTCAAGGCTTCCTGCATAAAAAACTCTTTCATTTTTCACCTTTATCTGAATAAAATGGTGCACCTGAGAGGATTCGAACCCCCGGCACGCGGTTTAGGAAACCACTGCTCTATCCTACTGAGCTACAGGTGCATAAATTTGATGTGTAAAACTATCAGCAGAGAATATAATATCACAAAAAACCCTTCATTGCAAATATATTTTTTTCAATATATGTTAATATTATGCAATACAAAGTCTTTTTTATTCATTTTTTCATGGGCTTTAGCCCTTAAGTCCTCCTAAAAATCCATATCTATTCCATATGCTTCTATTGATTTAAACATCAAAAACCCTGAAAGTCTTAGGGTTAACAGATTATTCTTAGCTTTAATATTCTTATTTATATATACTTTTATTCCATCATTTTCAAGCATTATATAATTATCATTATTCTGGGGATACTCCATAGTCACGTATGGAACTGGTACTTTGACTCAACATCCTTGCACACTGGAATCTATTTTTATGACATCTTTATTCTTGCTTTTTAGATAATCCTTAACCTTGTCATCTATTTTTACATCCATATTGACTTGCCCCCTCTTAATAGCCTTATGATTAAAGTACCTATCCTTTACTGCATTTATTCAAGCCATTTTTCAAAATAACTATCTAGCTCTTCACCGGTAACTTCTTCACATACATTTAGAAAGTCGTCAGTATTTGCAATCTTAAATTTATATCTATTATAATATATTTTTAAAATTTTATAAAATACTTCTTTTCCATACCTATTCTTAATATCATCCAAAAATATAGCTCCCTTTGTATATACTAACAAACTGTATTCATTCCAATCCCTAAAATTATTTAGATTTTTTAATATTACCTCATCGTCTAAAAAATTAGCCTTATCAAAGACTTCTTGATTTTGGGATTTATGATATTTTTCTCCCGACCCCCGTCCATAATTCTCTGAAAAATATATGACCTCGGAATATGAAGCAAAGCTTTCATCGAGCCAAGCTTGATCTATTTGATCATTTCCGACTACTCCATACCACCATTGATGGGCAGTTTCGTGGGCGATAAGGATTTCAAGATATTTAATGAAGGCTCTATCATAATATTGGCTTCCTATAAATACTATTCCTGGATACTCCATACCGCTTGGAAAATCAGTCTGAACTACACAGTATTCTTTATAGGGATACTTACCGAAAACCTTATTGAAGGTTCCAATTGAATTTTCGGCGAATTTCAAGGCACTATTCTTTATGTCTTCATTTAACATACCATCATCGATAAAGTACATCTTTATAATCGTTTCATCTATTTCTTTTTCTAAAATTTTAAATTTTTTACTTGCTACCCATGCGAAATCTCTAAAGGCATCTGCTTCTATTTCCCACTGTCTGACATCACCTATTATTTTAGAGTCTAAGATATTTCCAGTAGACGCTATGACAAAGTCCTTGGGTGCCTTAATAGTAACACTGTAATTGCTGATATCTGAGTAGAAAGGATCTCCAATGGGATAATAGGGATCAATATTCCATCCAGAATCGTCATATACAGCGGCTACAGGATACTAATTACCTAAATTAAAGGTATCATTTCCATATCCAAATCTTTCACTGGCAGGAGGAAGCTTTATGGTATACTTCATATCTATGGATATCTTCTTTCCTGCACTTAATCCATGGGGTAAGTTTACTTCCATTATGGTATCTCCAGCTTTTCCAATACTATATGATGCATTTTTCCCATCTATATATACTTCTTCAATATCTATATATCCTTCAGCAAAACCCCTAGGATATGCATTTATAAAATCGTCAAATAAAAAGGGTGCCGTTTCCTTTTTCCTAAAGGCATTGGGGTACAAGTGAAAATAAACCTTATCTATTGAAGCCTCTTCATTGTTTATATATGTAACTCTTTGGTTCCCTTTGATAATCTTTTCTTCGGGATTGAAGTCAACATCAATATCATATTGATTAATATCATTCAAAACCTTTTTTTGAGCCCTGTCATTTACTTTATCCAGAGATTGATTGTTTTTCTTTTCTTCTGCTAGGCACCCCGTAAGCATCAATAAAAAAACTACAAAAACTAAAAGCATATTTTTAAATTTACTTATCATTTTAAATCAATCCTTTAAGGAATTTTATGGTGCTTATATTTATTTGACCAGTTCTGAGCATTTTTTGTTATAGAATGACCTTTAAATTGTTTGTGCTGAACTTAGAATACTAAGGATATCACTCGGATGCTTAAATTCATATTTAGCCTTTATTCCTTCAGAATCCTTAGCTCCCCATAGTGCCAGCCCAAAATCTATTCCGGCACCTTCAGCACATCTATAATCATAGGTTGTATCCCCTATATAAATAGTCTTTGATGGGTCTGTATCGGTTATTTCTAAAAATTTTAATAAAGGCTGTGGATCGGGTTTATGTTTTATGGTATCATCAGCACTAATAACCCATGGAAAATGATTAATTAACTTACATAATGCTAAATCATTTTCAATTTCTTTACTATTCCTAGATGTAACTATACCCAGCTTGACCTCTATTTCATCTAAGGTCTGGATAGTTTCTTCTATTCCACTAAAGGGCTCTATACACTTTAAGAAGTCGCTTATATGAATAGCCCATCTTTCCATAGCCCTATCTATATCAACTATTCCCAATTGGTTTAATGCCCTTTCTCCAGGTATTCCAAAGGTAAATGCTAGTGCATCTTCATCAAACTCCTTACCGAAGTCAACCCTTAACATCCTTTGTAACGATCCTATTACTGCCTTTTCAGTGTTTAATAATGTACCATCTACGTCAAAAACAATGCATTCATACATACTATATAGTCCCCCCATTTTCTGTGTTAAAAACAACAACCTTCCTAATTCTATATTTTACCATAATACTCCTACTACGAAAATCCTATAAATTTTCAAGTATTCCAAAAAAGAAAAAGACAATCCTTAAATATACGAATCCTCTAAAAACACATCTCGCTAGAGAAGACACATGTATTTTATGGAAGTTCCCTTTATAAAGCAGTTTTGTCCTTTCTATATTTAGATGAGAAACTGGTTTATAGGAGGAACTGGAAGAAAATATATGTGACTTCTCCACTACTAAATTTTGACTTGAACTGATATATATGTTTATTTATCTATGTCTAACTATAAAAAAATGCTATAAGTTTTGCAGCTGGCACAAGTAATATCTGCCCTAATAAAGTACCTATTAGCTTGGTTCCTATTAGCATCACAACTAAGGCCTTTACATCCTTATACTCTCTTTTCCCTCTGTATGCTTCATCGGTTATTAAGGCTGCCTTTGGATCTATAAATAATGTTAATAAAATACTTGCAATACCATTAATCATCCCAGAGGATGCAGAAGCTGCAAGTCTATTTTCAGGAACATAGATAGCAGAATAATATGCCGACAATACCCCAATGGTATATACTCCCGTTATAAGAACGTTCAGTAACAATAATCCTTTGGGTATATCCTTAAATCCCAAGCCCTTTAACATTCCTTTTTTTGGTCTAGTTACACTTTTAGCTATACGCTTAATATTTCCTCTACTAAGGGATTGAACAACTAATCCCGGTACTGACCCCGTAGCCTCAAGCTTTGATACAGCTTTAGCAAATATCTTTAAGAATGTTGGTATAAGTACAATACCTAATACAGTTCCTAGGGTAGTAGCAAAAACAACCTGTCTAACATGTACAATAGGATCATAGCTCATCTTGATACTATTATCAATCATTTTGCCAATCAATGGCCCCTGAAAGGTATTTGCAGTTCTTGAAACTAGAACTATCAAGTTAAACAATGAAAGGGACAAAGCAAAGTTGCCACTTTTTACAGAATTTAATCTTACGGAGTATGACATAGTGTCTACAAGATGAATAATTATAGTAAGAAATATTAATCCCCAAAACAATTCGGTTTTTATTATCATGATTTTCCTCCAGGGTTTAATAATTATATAGTCAATTATATTCTATATTATCCTAAAAAGCCCTTTATTAAAAATAAAAATTCGGAGCATTAAGTGCCGAATTTCTATTCTAATTCAAATCCTTTTTAACATTGAGGAAATTGCATAACTCTTACTTGGCTAAACCTAATATGAGAATATCATCCTTAATTTAATTATTTAAGATACAAGCATATTTGATGGTATAACTTTAGGGATTTTAAAACTACATGTAGTAGATGGTTTTTATAGAAAGTAATTATGCAATTTGCTCAATTTATAATTATCAATAATTTCTTTAGCTGTTTCCGACATGGCTCTACATGTGTCCATGCTTTTTTTTCTTAACATTTTATAGGCCTCATCTTCATTGACGTTAAATTGCTTCATTAAAATCCCCTTTGCTCTATCAAGTTTTTTTCTACTTTCTAAAGTTTCTTCAAGTTTTTCCACCTTTTTCTTTAGGGAATTAATCTTATTTGAATTCATAATCGAAAACTCTATCATTTGATAAAACTGATCTGGATTAATTGGTTTCATAATATAAGCAAATATATTCATTTCTCTTAATTTTTCATAGAAAGCTTTATTTGGACTATTGGTAATAAAAATAACATTGGAAAGTTTATTATCTTCTATTATATGAGCCACTTCATAGGCTGACATTCCCCATAGATTCATGTCCATTATGACCAGATTTGGAAAAACGCTTCTGCACATTCTTATAGCTCCTGCACCATCAGTAGCTTGAAATATTTTATATCCTTTTTTAATCAATAAATTACAGATTTTTTTCCTAGATGTTTCACTACTATCTGCAACTAAAATATTATACTTATTCATTACACCACTCCAAATCCCACTTGAAATCTTCTTTTTTAGCCCCAATAACTAGTAAGAGTACCTATTAAGGCACTCTTACTAGTTTTTTATTATATTATATACGTCCCATGTATTACTTAGCCTACTTCTATTATAGAATATTTCACTTCATAATATATCTATTTTTTAGAATTTTCTTAAATATCTGTCTAACTCCCACTGGGAAACATATTTTGAATATTCATTCCACTCATATAATGCGGCATTAACAAACTTTTTAGATACATGGCCTCCAAGTGCTTCCTTAACAACTTCATCCTTAGAAAGCTCCTGTACAGCCTCATATAGGTTTGCTGGAAGGCTTTCAATACCTTTTTCCTTCATCTCCAGTGCATCCATATGATAAACATTGCTAATAACTGGCTTGGGTGCTTCAATTTTATTTTTAATGCCATCTAACCCTGACTTTAGTATAGCTGCCAATGCCAGATATGGATTAGCCGATGGGTCTGGGTTTCTGAGTTCTATTCTAGTTGAGTTTCCTCTCTTAGCAGGTACCCTGATTAATGGGCTTCTGTTACTTGCTGACCAAGCAATAAGTACAGGTGCTTCATATCCTGGAACAAGTCTCTTATATGAGTTTACCGTTGGGTTTGTTACTGCGGCAAATCCCTTTGCATGCTTTATTACTCCTCCTAAGAAGTTATATGCTGTCTCAGATAGCTTGAGATTATTATTTTCATCATAGAAAGCATTCTTTCCATCTAATGTTGCAAGTGACATATTTATATGCATTCCGGAACCATTTATTCCAAATTTGGGTTTTGGCATGAAGGTAGCATGAAGTCCATGTCTTTGAGCAATAATTCTTACAACCATTTTAAATGTCATAACATTATCTGCTGTAGCTAGTGCATCTGCATATTTGAAGTCAATTTCATGTTGCCCTGGTGCTACTTCATGATGGGATGCTTCTATCTCATATCCCATTTGTTTTAGAACTATGGTCATATCCTTTCTGGCATTTCCCCCTAAATCTACAGGTGCTAAATCAAAATATCCAGCATTGTCATGGGTTTCAAGGGATGGTTCACCCTTCTCGTCGGTATGGAATAGGAAAAACTCACATTCCGGACCAACATTAAGAATATACCCAAGATCAGCTGCCTCCTTTAATACTTTTTTCAATACGTTTCTTGGGCAACCATCAAATGGTGTACCGTCAGACTTATATACATCACATATTAATCTAGCTTCTTTGGGATGACTAGCCCATGGTAATACTACAAAGGTTGATAAATCAGGTCTTAGATACATATCGGATTCTTCTATTCTTACAAAACCATCGATTGAAGACCCATCAAACATTATTTCATTATCTAATGCTTTTTCCAATTGCTCAATGGTTATTGACACATTCTTCATTACTCCCATGATGTCAGTAAACTGCAAATGAATAAACTCCACTTCCAATTCCTTAGCTTTTTTTAAAATTTCTCCTTTATTGCTCATAATAAAGTCCTCCTTATATTATTCATTTTTAATTTTCTCAAATAAAAAAACGACCACAAACAAGGGGTATATAACCCTTAGCTGTGGACGCCATTGCCCAATATTTTTTATTAAATTATTGTATATATTATATAGCATTTTATGGAAATTTTCAATAGTTTTTTAGTATTTTCTATAATTCTTTTATCCAAATTTGAAAATCTGCATCCGATGGCATACGCCAATCCCCTCTTGGAGATAGACTTACAGACCCAACCTTAGGTCCATCGGGAATACAGGATCTCTTAAACTGTTGGGTAAAAAATCTTTTGTAAAATATTTTAAGATACTTCTTTATTTGCTCCTTGGAATAATCTCCTCCAAATGCTTTTTGGGATATAAACAACATCTTTTTTGGCTTTATGCCATATCTGATCATATAATATAGGAAAAAATCATGTAATTCATAGGGCCCAATAATATCTTCAGTTTTTTGAACTATTTCACCATTTTTATCGGGTGGAAGTAATTCAGGACTAATGGGGGTACAAATAATGTTATAAAGTATATTCTTTGCTTCATGGGATACTTTATTGTCTGCAACCCACTCTACCAAGAATTTAACAAGGGTTTTAGGTACACTACAATTAACTGCATACATGGACATGTGATCACCATTATATGTAGACCATCCCAATGCCAATTCCGATAAATCTCCTGTACCTATAACGAGTCCATTGATTTTATTAGCCAAATCCATCAAGATTTGTGTGCGTTCCCTTGCTTGCACATTTTCATAT encodes:
- a CDS encoding M1 family aminopeptidase, translating into MYFIDDGMLNEDIKNSALKFAENSIGTFNKVFGKYPYKEYCVVQTDFPSGMEYPGIVFIGSQYYDRAFIKYLEILIAHETAHQWWYGVVGNDQIDQAWLDESFASYSEVIYFSENYGRGSGEKYHKSQNQEVFDKANFLDDEVILKNLNNFRDWNEYSLLVYTKGAIFLDDIKNRYGKEVFYKILKIYYNRYKFKIANTDDFLNVCEEVTGEELDSYFEKWLE
- the glnA gene encoding type I glutamate--ammonia ligase — translated: MSNKGEILKKAKELEVEFIHLQFTDIMGVMKNVSITIEQLEKALDNEIMFDGSSIDGFVRIEESDMYLRPDLSTFVVLPWASHPKEARLICDVYKSDGTPFDGCPRNVLKKVLKEAADLGYILNVGPECEFFLFHTDEKGEPSLETHDNAGYFDLAPVDLGGNARKDMTIVLKQMGYEIEASHHEVAPGQHEIDFKYADALATADNVMTFKMVVRIIAQRHGLHATFMPKPKFGINGSGMHINMSLATLDGKNAFYDENNNLKLSETAYNFLGGVIKHAKGFAAVTNPTVNSYKRLVPGYEAPVLIAWSASNRSPLIRVPAKRGNSTRIELRNPDPSANPYLALAAILKSGLDGIKNKIEAPKPVISNVYHMDALEMKEKGIESLPANLYEAVQELSKDEVVKEALGGHVSKKFVNAALYEWNEYSKYVSQWELDRYLRKF
- a CDS encoding PAS domain S-box protein, yielding MFFKRSFKNRITIIFLVVVIIPLTFLGLITYRNIYKYLISQQNQKTLERIINDTNLLNSSFDSKINILQSLSLSLGYQIMDSKDEVYISRYLEQQKRTIGQGFSVIYVTDEAGKMYDANFWYENFRHIDFREMEWYQGPKTTKGIYFCNPYQDIATNHNIITISMPIYDKKGEFLGVLGADYLMENIIHQINNINMSHDTFHIIIDDDNNVVYSQDRLNSIDYKKFIQEPQKLVEMECSEKKIIGTYTRLDSINMGVITFQDIQDHYKYINEIKYFFIFIYIMMIMLIVFSIMYISEKLARPVMQLKQGVRRIVDGDYDTSLPIPNDEDFAELVESFNSMAITIKDSYESLSTQSMDLTLKNQLLQETYTELEQSYGRLQSTTEQLNYSEIKYRTLIENISDLIWVLDENGKITYINRRVKEILGYEREEVLGKHISTIMSSVHEYEDYEDIINQFYEKDTKSIDLWLLKADGEEKIVLSSSVNRIFNNDKIVAIQGIGRDVTEKIRLQDKILRKNKELVTLNSISNILNSRIEMDDLLRTVVDKIHELLKTEICSIRLLDGDWLKLKAISGKLKKHIYKDSINIHKAIVGRAVLEKKSIFLRNVKESDVYYNDKIFKLNQNLAKLLFIPLILDNETIGVLSVGFLREVDEVEIEILKAFSNHAAIAIEKAKLYQDLKDSYVKTIRTLATAVEAKDSYTEGHSTRVARYSTLIATQLGLEQKEIEEIYISGILHDIGKIGIDDAILTKPGRLTEEEYLAITKHPAIGQKILSHIGLPESILNGVLLHHKRYDLLGYPKDVQVDVLPIEACIIGAADAFDAITTNRSYSSARSMEDAIKELQNNKGTQFCPKIVDALEQVYVNNKEEIKEIINSSNID
- a CDS encoding lipid II flippase Amj family protein codes for the protein MIIKTELFWGLIFLTIIIHLVDTMSYSVRLNSVKSGNFALSLSLFNLIVLVSRTANTFQGPLIGKMIDNSIKMSYDPIVHVRQVVFATTLGTVLGIVLIPTFLKIFAKAVSKLEATGSVPGLVVQSLSRGNIKRIAKSVTRPKKGMLKGLGFKDIPKGLLLLNVLITGVYTIGVLSAYYSAIYVPENRLAASASSGMINGIASILLTLFIDPKAALITDEAYRGKREYKDVKALVVMLIGTKLIGTLLGQILLVPAAKLIAFFYS
- the tadA gene encoding tRNA adenosine(34) deaminase TadA yields the protein MKEFFMQEALKEARKAFELKEIPIGAVIVRDNEIISRAHNLRESTKDPTAHAEIIAIRKASQVLGGWRLTNCDLYVTIEPCPMCAGAIVMARIDRLFIGSMDSKGGAVGSLFNIVDDDRLNHKAEVVYDVLRDECSSIMKEFFRSLRNK
- a CDS encoding HAD family hydrolase; the encoded protein is MYECIVFDVDGTLLNTEKAVIGSLQRMLRVDFGKEFDEDALAFTFGIPGERALNQLGIVDIDRAMERWAIHISDFLKCIEPFSGIEETIQTLDEIEVKLGIVTSRNSKEIENDLALCKLINHFPWVISADDTIKHKPDPQPLLKFLEITDTDPSKTIYIGDTTYDYRCAEGAGIDFGLALWGAKDSEGIKAKYEFKHPSDILSILSSAQTI
- a CDS encoding ANTAR domain-containing protein, with the protein product MNKYNILVADSSETSRKKICNLLIKKGYKIFQATDGAGAIRMCRSVFPNLVIMDMNLWGMSAYEVAHIIEDNKLSNVIFITNSPNKAFYEKLREMNIFAYIMKPINPDQFYQMIEFSIMNSNKINSLKKKVEKLEETLESRKKLDRAKGILMKQFNVNEDEAYKMLRKKSMDTCRAMSETAKEIIDNYKLSKLHNYFL